In one window of Nodosilinea sp. PGN35 DNA:
- a CDS encoding YtxH domain-containing protein, with protein MGERQSGGFVGGVLLGAAMGAVAGLLMAPRTGRETRRILRKSADALPELVEDLATSVNLQADRLSETALVNWDHTLTRLREAIAAGQEASRQEYEQLRQSAPAVSNGSTQE; from the coding sequence ATGGGCGAAAGACAATCTGGCGGGTTCGTTGGCGGGGTGCTGCTGGGAGCAGCCATGGGAGCCGTAGCCGGGCTGCTGATGGCCCCCCGCACGGGGCGTGAAACCCGCCGTATTCTTAGAAAATCGGCCGATGCGCTGCCCGAGCTGGTTGAAGATTTGGCCACCAGCGTCAATCTCCAGGCCGATCGCCTGTCGGAAACCGCCCTGGTCAACTGGGATCACACCCTGACCCGGCTGCGGGAGGCGATCGCCGCCGGACAGGAGGCCAGCCGCCAGGAGTATGAGCAGCTGCGCCAGTCCGCCCCGGCGGTCAGCAACGGGTCTACCCAGGAGTAG
- a CDS encoding S-layer homology domain-containing protein has product MDTIAKTLDVDPTRGVDEPSGRPHLPYKTLTVALGAAQGNTLIKLAPGTYSTATGERFPITLPDGVMIAGQESTQGQGIAIAGGGPGTGAATVALVIQGQSQLRGVTVQNPQGIGILIDSGAPLVRACRLSQCRVGLQVSGVALPLVAKTVVNDCGDRGLSFADGARGEVQDCTVERCGTGIYLGQNAAPLLHRCQCSNNQVGVQVADTASPVLRQNRLVQNQTLGLLVQDTGRPDLGQPDDPAGNILRYNRQSDLRNDTRQSLTLVGNDVIPMGLVGGVNLVASQWPDPAAVPPVLLDRPTVAPAPAPLPAEEAETPPPAPPVPPVPSRFTDLGNHWATAYIEALADRGLVKGYGNGTYRPQETINRGQFAALVAASYSDLDPVRGAVTFADVPPTHWASRAVDQAQRQGFLGGYPDQTFRPDQGMVRVQAMVAVATGLKLPPAPASVLGVYRDRAQIPSYAIDALASATQAGLVVNHPDPELLRPLETMTRAEVAVLIYQGLVAREQAPRLETVAPSPPTAMTRGSFPDIQTHWALDFIQGLLNLGLVQGDDAGRFNPAQPMTRAQFAALVSRAFTPAPRRPAQLFRDVPAGYWADSAIQIAYRGGFLSGFPDQTFGPENPLLRAQVWVALVSGLALLPNQPGNLRLLERYRDRTTIPDYAVNAIAKATQLNLVVNVPDIAQLHPNRVASRADVCAAVYQALVLQLRAARIDNPFIVRP; this is encoded by the coding sequence TTGGACACTATTGCTAAGACCCTTGATGTGGATCCTACCCGTGGGGTTGACGAGCCTTCGGGCCGCCCCCACCTGCCCTACAAAACCCTGACGGTTGCCCTGGGGGCGGCCCAGGGCAACACGCTGATCAAGCTTGCCCCCGGCACCTACAGCACCGCTACGGGCGAACGCTTCCCCATCACCCTGCCCGATGGGGTGATGATTGCGGGGCAAGAATCGACCCAGGGTCAGGGAATTGCGATCGCCGGGGGCGGCCCAGGAACCGGGGCCGCCACGGTGGCACTGGTCATCCAGGGCCAGAGCCAGCTGCGGGGAGTGACGGTGCAAAACCCCCAGGGCATTGGCATCTTAATTGACTCGGGCGCGCCGCTGGTGCGGGCCTGCCGCCTCAGCCAGTGTCGGGTGGGGCTCCAGGTGAGCGGGGTCGCCCTGCCGCTGGTGGCCAAAACCGTGGTCAATGACTGCGGCGATCGCGGCCTCAGCTTTGCCGATGGGGCTCGGGGGGAGGTGCAGGACTGCACCGTAGAGCGCTGCGGCACCGGCATTTATCTGGGGCAAAACGCCGCTCCCCTACTGCACCGCTGTCAGTGCTCCAACAACCAGGTGGGGGTACAGGTAGCCGACACCGCCAGCCCGGTGCTGCGGCAAAATCGGCTGGTGCAAAACCAAACCCTTGGCCTGCTGGTGCAGGACACGGGCCGCCCCGACCTGGGCCAGCCCGACGACCCGGCGGGCAACATATTGCGCTACAACCGCCAGAGCGATTTGCGCAACGACACCCGCCAGAGCCTAACGCTGGTGGGCAATGATGTCATCCCCATGGGGCTGGTGGGCGGGGTAAACCTGGTGGCCAGCCAGTGGCCCGACCCCGCCGCCGTGCCGCCAGTGCTGCTCGATCGCCCCACGGTGGCCCCCGCCCCCGCGCCCCTGCCCGCCGAAGAGGCCGAAACCCCGCCCCCCGCGCCCCCGGTGCCCCCCGTGCCCAGCCGTTTTACTGACCTGGGCAACCACTGGGCGACCGCCTACATTGAGGCCCTGGCCGATCGCGGCCTGGTGAAGGGCTATGGCAACGGCACCTATCGCCCCCAGGAGACCATCAATCGGGGGCAGTTTGCCGCCCTGGTGGCCGCCAGCTACAGCGACCTCGACCCGGTGCGCGGCGCGGTCACCTTCGCAGATGTGCCGCCGACCCACTGGGCCAGCCGCGCCGTCGACCAGGCCCAGCGCCAGGGCTTTTTGGGCGGCTACCCCGACCAGACCTTTCGCCCCGACCAGGGCATGGTGCGGGTGCAGGCGATGGTGGCGGTGGCCACAGGGCTAAAGCTGCCTCCGGCCCCGGCCAGTGTCCTGGGGGTGTACCGCGATCGCGCCCAAATTCCCAGCTATGCGATCGATGCCCTGGCCAGCGCCACCCAGGCCGGACTCGTGGTCAACCACCCCGACCCAGAGCTGCTGCGCCCCCTAGAAACCATGACCCGCGCCGAGGTCGCCGTACTGATCTACCAGGGCCTAGTCGCCCGAGAACAAGCCCCCCGGTTAGAGACCGTTGCCCCTTCACCCCCCACCGCCATGACCCGAGGATCGTTTCCCGATATTCAAACCCACTGGGCGCTGGATTTCATTCAGGGCCTGCTGAACCTGGGCCTGGTGCAGGGGGATGACGCCGGCCGCTTCAACCCCGCCCAGCCCATGACCCGCGCCCAGTTTGCCGCCCTGGTCAGCCGCGCCTTTACTCCGGCTCCCCGCCGTCCGGCCCAGTTGTTTCGCGATGTGCCCGCAGGCTACTGGGCCGACAGCGCCATTCAAATCGCCTATCGGGGCGGCTTTCTGTCAGGGTTTCCCGACCAGACCTTTGGGCCAGAAAACCCCCTGCTGCGGGCTCAGGTGTGGGTGGCGCTGGTGTCGGGGCTGGCGCTATTGCCCAACCAGCCCGGCAACCTGCGACTGCTGGAGCGCTACCGCGATCGCACCACCATTCCCGACTACGCGGTGAATGCGATCGCCAAGGCCACCCAGCTCAACCTGGTGGTGAACGTGCCCGACATCGCCCAGCTTCACCCCAACCGGGTGGCCAGCCGCGCCGATGTGTGCGCCGCCGTGTACCAGGCGCTGGTGCTACAGCTGCGGGCGGCGAGGATTGACAATCCGTTTATTGTGAGGCCGTAG
- a CDS encoding methyltransferase domain-containing protein has product MTLESIDRHNQEILKNADAWHQKSALRAIYKTFHQAIARHLAPLPQPTVELGSGVADIRRVIPGCLRTDIFPNPWIDRVENAYALSFDSGSLANLVLFDVFHHLRYPGTALQEFDRVLAPGGRVILFEPCVSLLGLLVYGALHPEPLALNQPIQWHAPPGWDPAQLDYYAAQGNASRLFLKATSPHDLTRFRVVTTQRYAAISYVASGGYSKPQLYPNAWLPLMTAIDRLCNHLPQLFATRLLVVLEKSS; this is encoded by the coding sequence ATGACGCTGGAAAGTATCGACCGACACAATCAGGAAATTCTTAAAAATGCCGACGCCTGGCACCAGAAGTCGGCGCTGCGGGCAATCTACAAAACCTTTCACCAGGCCATTGCCCGCCATCTGGCTCCGCTGCCTCAGCCCACCGTCGAGCTGGGTTCCGGGGTGGCCGATATTCGGCGGGTGATCCCCGGCTGCCTTCGCACCGATATCTTCCCCAACCCCTGGATCGATCGCGTTGAGAATGCCTACGCCCTCTCGTTTGACTCTGGCAGCCTGGCAAACCTGGTGCTCTTTGACGTGTTTCACCACCTGCGCTACCCCGGCACCGCCCTCCAGGAGTTCGATCGCGTGCTGGCCCCCGGCGGTCGGGTAATTTTGTTCGAGCCCTGCGTCAGCCTGCTGGGCCTGCTGGTCTACGGTGCCCTCCACCCCGAACCCCTGGCCCTCAACCAGCCCATTCAGTGGCATGCACCCCCAGGGTGGGATCCGGCCCAGCTTGACTACTACGCCGCCCAGGGCAACGCCAGCCGCCTGTTTCTCAAAGCCACCAGCCCCCACGACTTAACCAGATTTCGAGTCGTCACCACCCAGCGCTACGCCGCCATCTCCTACGTCGCCTCCGGCGGCTACTCCAAACCCCAGCTCTACCCCAACGCCTGGCTGCCGCTGATGACGGCGATCGATCGCCTCTGCAACCACCTCCCCCAGCTCTTCGCCACCCGCCTCCTCGTCGTCCTAGAAAAGTCGTCCTAG